The segment ACCCGCCAGCCCACCAGCGCGACCGGCTGGCATCAGGCCACCCGCGGGGGCGGCTGATCACGTTCGTGGACGCCAGTTCGGCGCGGTCGGGCGGGCGTCGGGCCAGGTGGGCGTCGGGGCCGGGTGGGCGACGGCTGGGCGTCGGGGCCGGGTGGGCGACGGCTGGGCGTCGGGGCCGGGTGGGCGACGGGTGGGCGTCGGGGCCGGGTGGGCGACGGGTGGGCGCCGGGGCCGGTGGGCGACGGGTGGGCGTCGGGGCCGGTGGGCGATGGCTGGAGAAGCGGCGGGAAGTGCCGCGGCCGGTGGGTCAGTCTTCGCGGAACTCGGCGGTGGGGGTGCCGGCCGACTCGCGTTCACGCAGTTCCACGCGGCGGATCTTGCCGGAGATGGTCTTGGGCAGCTCGGTGAACTCGATGCGCCGGATCCGCTTGTAGGGCGCCAAATGCTCCCGGCAATGCCGCAGGATCGCCTGCGCCGTCTCCTGAGTCGGCTCCCAGCCCGCGGCCAGCACCACGTACGCCTTCGGAACTGCCAGCCGGACCGGATCCGGGGCCGGAACCACCGCGGCCTCGGCCACCGCCTCGTGCTCGATGAGCACACTCTCCAGCTCGAACGGCGAGATCCGGTAGTCGGAGGCCTTGAAGACGTCGTCCATCCGCCCGACGTACGTGATGTAGCCCTCCGCGTCCCGGGAGCCGATGTCGCCGGTGTGGTAGTAACCGTCCGCATGCGCAGACGAGTTCCGCGCGGGGTCGTCCTGGTATCCGGTCATCAACCCGAGCGGACGTTCCGCCAGGTCAAGGCAGATCTCACCCTCGTCAGCCGGCTTGCCGGTCGCGGGGTCGACCAGCACCACCTGGTAACCCGGCGTAGGCCGGCCCATCGAGCCCGGCTTGACCCGCTGCCCCGGCGTGTTGGCGATCTGCACGGTCGTCTCGGTCTGCCCGAACCCGTCGCGGATCGTCACGCCCCAGGCCCGCTGGACCTGTTCGATCACCTCGGGGTTGAGCGGCTCCCCGGCGCCGACCACGGTCGGCGGCGGGGTCCGCAGCCGGGTCAGGTCGGACTGCACCAGCATCCGCCACACCGTCGGCGGCGCGCAGAAGCTGGTCACCCCGCAGCGTTGCATCTGATCGAGCAGCGCGTTGGCGTCGAAGCGCGTGTAGTTGTAGATGAACACGCAGGCCAGCGCGTTCCAGGGGGCGAAGACGTTGCTCCAGGCATGCTTCGCCCAGCCGGGCGACGAGATGTTGAGGTGTACGTCGCCGGGGCGCAACCCGATCCAGTACATGGTCGACAGGTGCCCCACCGGGTACGAGGCGTGGGTGTGCTCGACCAGTTTCGGCAGCGCGGTCGTCCCGGAGGTGAAGTAGAGCAGGAACGGGTCCGACGCCCGCGTCTCGCCGTCAGGTTCGAAGACCGGGGAGCCGGATCCGTACGAAAGCCAGCCCGGAACCGGCGCACCCACCGCAACCCGAGTGTAATCCCCGGTCAGCGAGGCGAACTTGTCGACATGAGCCGAGTTGGTGATCACATGCGCGGCCCGCCCCCGGTCGAGGCGGTCGCGCAGGTCGGCCGGGCCGAGCAGGGGAGTGGCCGGGATGACCACCGCGCCCAGCTTCATCGCCGCGAGCAGCGACTCCCAGAGCTCGACCTGGTTGCCGAGCATCAGGATGATCCGGTCGCCGCGCCGCACCCCCTGTGAGCGCAGCCAGTTGGCCACCTGGTTGGAGCGCCGCGACAGGTCCGCGAAGGTGTATTTCTGCTCCGACCCGTCCTCCTCGACGATCCACAGCGCGAGCCGCGAGTCCGCGTTGGCGTCGAACCAGTCCAGGGCCCAGTTGAAGGAGTCCAGCTGCGGCCAGCGGAAGTCCCGGTACGCCGTCTCGTAGTCGTCGTGATGCTCCAGCAGGAATTCGCGGGCCTGCCGGAACGCGGCAGCCGAGGGGGACGCCATGCCCTCACCCTAGCGGGATCCGCGGTACGCGATCCTCCCGTCGACGACAGTGAGTTCGACCGGCGACTCGGCGAACTCGTCCGGTCCGACGCTGAGCGGGTCGAGCGCGAACACGGTCAGGTCGGCGCGCTGCCCGGGCACGAGCTGCCCGGCCCGCCCGGTGAGACCGGCCGCCCCGGCCGCGTGGGTGGTGTAGCCCTCCAGGGCCATCCGGGCGGTCAGCGCCTGCTCGGGCAGCACCGGTTCGACGCCGGGCTC is part of the Actinoplanes sp. NBC_00393 genome and harbors:
- a CDS encoding AMP-binding protein; amino-acid sequence: MASPSAAAFRQAREFLLEHHDDYETAYRDFRWPQLDSFNWALDWFDANADSRLALWIVEEDGSEQKYTFADLSRRSNQVANWLRSQGVRRGDRIILMLGNQVELWESLLAAMKLGAVVIPATPLLGPADLRDRLDRGRAAHVITNSAHVDKFASLTGDYTRVAVGAPVPGWLSYGSGSPVFEPDGETRASDPFLLYFTSGTTALPKLVEHTHASYPVGHLSTMYWIGLRPGDVHLNISSPGWAKHAWSNVFAPWNALACVFIYNYTRFDANALLDQMQRCGVTSFCAPPTVWRMLVQSDLTRLRTPPPTVVGAGEPLNPEVIEQVQRAWGVTIRDGFGQTETTVQIANTPGQRVKPGSMGRPTPGYQVVLVDPATGKPADEGEICLDLAERPLGLMTGYQDDPARNSSAHADGYYHTGDIGSRDAEGYITYVGRMDDVFKASDYRISPFELESVLIEHEAVAEAAVVPAPDPVRLAVPKAYVVLAAGWEPTQETAQAILRHCREHLAPYKRIRRIEFTELPKTISGKIRRVELRERESAGTPTAEFRED